DNA sequence from the Odontesthes bonariensis isolate fOdoBon6 chromosome 18, fOdoBon6.hap1, whole genome shotgun sequence genome:
CCTCCTCACCACACGACCTCCTGCCACTAAAACAAACCCGGCACCTTCATACTGGACCAGTGTACGCCTATGGTGATTTGTGGTCCTCGTTCTGTCTTCAGCAGAATATTTATCCACGTCTTTCATGTACAGAAGTCTCCTCAGCTATATCTGTGTGCAAGCTCATCTTTTAATTTAAGAGTAAAACACTGTAAGTTTAAGATTTGTAATCATCAAATGCAGGTCTCGTTCTTTTGCCCCTGCCTTCTGACCTTTACAGCTTTGAAGTGGTGTGACTGGTGggatatttttgtatttatattgACTTAAGATAATGCACCAGAGTATACATCCCTTTAGAGTGATCATAACAATTGGCAGTGTTTCAGGTTGCTTTTGTAATATTGGCTTCACTGTTTAGCACATGTATTTGTTTAATCCTTGGTTAGTGAAAGCTGCGGCAATTGTTTAAGCTGGAATCACTGATTTTATACTGAGAAATGATCAGAAAGCTGAGACAAAACAAACCATATTAGGCTGTGTAACCCCTTAGTGTACTTATACAAATGTGCATGTAAATACAGTGGTGTTATACCTACTCTTGCTCAGAAGTGTTTATGATTTGTATCTGTGTTGACAAGGTTGAGAGGCGAATTGCTTTGGTATTGCAGACTTTCAATTTACTGACACGATGAGTGAAAGAGTGTGCTGTCTTGTTTACATCTTTGCGTCATCGTTTTACGTATCTTTAATACTGTGCAAGATGACTCACATAGCTTGAGAAGTGCCCCGGTTTCCAAAGCCAGACTAACAGAGCAtctctttgtttttgtaaatgtgAAGCAAATGCTTCTTAGAACcaaataaacataaaatacacaactttgttttgctgtcCTGTCTTGACTATAAtgctttattcaaatgtaatGTAGTTCAAGGTGTAACCAATAGGGGGCGTAGAAGGCGGCCTTTTATTTATGTGGTTTGTATGGGTGCGCTCGATTTGCTTACCGTCAGGACGTTCTTACTATAGTGGTTCTTGGGTATGGGTTCCCCACTCATGCTGGCGGGGATGGTGTCCTAAACTAGCATACCGGAAGTAAGGGAATTTTTCGACGAGTATTCCTCGGATTGATTCTTTTCCGTAAACCAGAGTAgcttattttataaataataatagCTGCGAATTCTGAATCGTTAGTGTTAACGAAAATACAGTCGCTAACTTCCTGCTTTTTCGAAAAACAGCGCCGTTTGGGTACCAGCTCGCAGGGTTGCGTTCTTTCGCCAGTTAAATAGTGGCTAAGCTAATAGCCATTGCTAAAGCGAAGGGCTGTGCGAGCCGTTAAAGGCGAATAATGGACAACCTTGAAACACCGTACGAAGAGGAAGCTAACTTTATTGAATGCATGGTAAGACGACAAACGTTAGCTATGAAGCGCCTAATGAAGTCGGTGACTGATGTTCGAGAAAATTAATCGGGCGTGGTGTTCATACAAATGGCTAAGCACGTCTGGCCACCCCTGAAGAGGTGAAATAAACCCACCCCTCTTCAGTTTGTGGTGATGATGCTCGCATTAATATGCTTTTCAGTTACATGCTCGGGAGATGGACTACTAGACTGATCAATTGAAGCTATGTGTGCACTCAAAGCGAAACACTATATGTGGTTGCAAGTTaagaacattttttatttagaaaTGTATGCAAATATGATCTGTGTTAAAATGTGTTGGCTTACATTTCCAGATAAATTTGTTTACTTACAAGTGGACAAATGCGTTTTGCATAGTCTTGTCTGTCTATTCAATCAAGATATGTTAACCAAATATGTCACCCGCTGATGGCTGATTTGCGTAGTTATCAAATATTTCAATGAGTCCCCCCCTAAAATTGACCAGGCCTTTAGGTTAAAGAAACTAAAGGCAAAGGTTGTCCCTCGTAGTGCATACTTGCTGTCATGTCTTCACTGCACCGATCATTACTGACTAATCCTTTCTCTCTTAATTAAGGCCTGTGAAAAATCCTTGCGAGGCGATACCTTGTACAAGATACATCTGACCACACCAGGACATCTAAAGGTACACAGCACAATATGCTGATGTGGAAAGTTGTGAAGTCTGTGAAAGTTGCATTGGATGCCAATAAGTAGCCAGTTACACTGTTACTAGCTTTGGTAACCTGACTGCAGGATGACGACAGGTCTTCTTCATTCTGTCATCTCTTTCTTTTGCTTAAGTTTCTTGTTTTCACAGGTTGAAGATAAAAGTAAATGCAGGACAAGCAAGGCAGCCAAATTTGATATTTCCACTCTCATACCAAGCCATCTGGGGGACCTTTTCATTCTTTAAAAGCCGCTCTGGGGTTTAATTTCTGCCGTTCTCTCCGCTCGTATATGCTTtgacctttctttctttttttttttgtgccttgaACACTGTGTGGAAAAGGGGAAGCACTCTTACAAAACTGTTTTACGGATAGTCCAATTGCCATCAACTCCAGCCTATCGGATCAGCAGGGCCAGTTTGGGATTCATATTCCGGACTGAGCCGGTCTAAGAGAGAAGAGGAAGAACACCCATTCAGGACAATTCTTCTGTGTGGTTCTTTGTCCTTCTTTCGCGGAGCAGAAACTCTCCTCTCATGCTGTAAATTATGTTAGAGATGCATCTAAAAGTCAGGCTGGCAGTCACAGCCACCAGTTTTTTCTTAAAGGACGTTGACGGGTCTGAGACATTTTGATTTGGCCACAATTGACCAACTTGAAGCCTGGTAAGATGGATTCTCACACAATCTCTGGGATTCGGGTGCCTGTCAAGGTACAGTTTGTCCTAGACAAACATGGTAGTCCTGCAAGCACCACGTCAGTGACAGCAGAAGGCAAAGTGTCCAACATCTCTTCAGCCATGCCTGCCATTAATGAGTGACTGCAAAGTGTTCAGATACTGTTTGGGGAGCGGTATCAACCAGGGCAAATGAAGACTAGGAACGTTTGCCTGAATGATTTTTAAGGGCTGTTTCTACAACAAGTGCGTTGACACATTTTAGGTAAGACTGGGGTATAAAACTTGACCGATGGTAGCTTCAGTTTCTTGGATGACCACGACAGACACGGCTTGTTTGTCAGAAggtctctttttttctaaacttgCCATTTAAGTATCACGCATGGCAACATTTCTCAAATCGAGTATGAAGGTGCAATTTACTTTCTGTGGGCTGTGACCTTTTGCTGAACCTGGATTTGTCCCAGCCCAGCTTCGTCTCTCCAGGCAACAACAGTCCACCTTTATTTTAACACCGAGCCTCTGGATTGGAAGTTGATGGTTTTGTGCATGTGGAATAATTTCACTTAAGCAGTCTCCAGTGGAGTCTGGTTGTCTGGTCAAACAACCTTGGCCATTCTCTTTTTAGCTGCACTTCAAGGGGTCTGCTTCATGAAATGAAACGTTCTTTAACCACAGTCCATTTTGGCGCACTTTCTTGTTTTGTTCTTCTCGGGATTTGGGACCTCTGTGCCCTGGAGACTGGAAATTTTGTACCATGACTTTTGACCAGAATTCACAGAACTTCTAGGAAATGGACGCATGAATTTCATAATGTCATGCTATTGATCTGACTGCTGGTCCGAATCTGCACCAGCACGTTACAGGTTCTTCATTTGCTTTAGCACTCCTTCTCCACAGAGTTGAATGAGATTTGGCCCTATTTCTAACGGACAGACAATCAACTTTCGCACCGATGGAGGAATAGTTAAACATAGACGATCATTTTTTTCATTCTGCGTGGCATTAACAGTGGGTTGGGAGCATCTTgacatatttttttgtgtgaagCTTCGGCCTCTGTACATGGTGAGCTGGCTCAAACAAGGTGAGCTACCCGGTGCCCCCCATTTTGACTTATTTGCCTTTGGCCACACTGGATGCTTTTAGCTGCTCACTGCTTATTTTGTCAGCTGCGTTTTGGCAGACACACAAATACACCATCTCTGTTGTTTTACTCACAAGCCGAAGTTGTTTGAACGATTCGTGTCCTTCAGCTGTCTTCTCTCCATACAGATACGCATTGCCACATGAAATTTGGCTTCTGATCCCTAATAGAACAGATTCTGTTTACTTAACTCCACTGGCCCTTTATACAACGCCCGTTGTGCCTCGTAATTTTAGTTTCCAAGGTGTTGAGGTGGAATAGTAGGTCAGAGTCGGCTCTGAGCCGGCAGTGGAAGTCGTCACAGAGCTGAAACGACACGTATGAGGGAGAAGTGGCACAGCGAAACACCCCGCTCTAAACAGAGACACCCATGTCTCGCCTTTGATTACATAATGTCGACATGCTGTCTGATGGCATACTGAGTCGGTGCTATGCCGCCTCTGGTCAGTATGAACGAGCAGAGTTAAGCAGTGGCAGCATTACAGGGACACCTCTGCCATTACAATTAGTAATCTTTGTATGAAACCGCAAACTAACGCAGGTGCTGCACTGAACACTTCCGGGAGTATGCGTGAGTATGGCTTTGTTCAGGACCTCTTTATTTGTCCTGTGCATGTGCAGAATACCACTTTCTGTAGACACTCGTCCACTGTACATGAATGGAAATGGGTCCAATAATAAGAACCAAGATGACTCTGGGGTCACTGGGCCTTAAGAAGACAACAAGACAAACCTCAAGACCCACCACCTTTACTGCACCTCAAATGAGCTGTGGTTGTGGGTACCATTGTGTGTGAAAAGAAACACATGTATGTTTCTATGATTTAACCCCTTTCTCCCTTTGTAGTGGAGGTGAACAAAAAtctctattattattatttcagcaCTAATGAAATGTCTATTGCTCTCCTTTTGTTCCTGGCAGAAAGAGGAGGTCCTTGTTGCTCAGGGTAAGTAGACCGTATCTTtagaatttttcttttcttattcgtACTGGCCATGTATAATTTAACTTCTTGCAAGTACATTAGTGTGTCCCAGTTTTGATGGGTTGCCCTTTAATTTTGATCCATCTTAGTTGTGATCTGACGGTTAAACTCTAAAGAGGTGAAACCAAAAATGTGTCCAGCTACTTCAAAGTCAGCTGTGTGAATTAAAAAGAATGTCGAGGTCCCTGAATGtacctccccctcccccccagcCCTCTTTTATTTGAAAAACGCACCCCTTTGAACAAGTCTGGGATCACTGGAAGCGTTGATCCTGTATCTCATAACAGAACTGATCTTGGCCATGACTTTCACAGTCAGCCATACAAAATGCTCCTTCTGAAATGTTCCTGGTGTGGTATGAACCTGCACGGAGGACCGGACAAAACCGTTAAGAATGCAGCTGGTGAATTCCACGGTGGTCCAATACAGATATCATACACAAAACAAGGACGGAACCACCTGACCTGAGACGTGAAGCCAATTAGGAAGCATCTTAAACATCAACTACAAGTCTTAATTCAACTGGATCAAGCTGTGTCTCGTACCGAAACTGATCGGGTCACTCAAGCCAGAAGCTGCTCTCTGCTATACTGAAAATATGTGCTAATGTACATATTAAAGACACTTCAAACTGCACAGAGCAGATGAGCCAAACGGGGAGTCACAAATGGGAACGACGTATAGAATTAGGAGAATTTCCAAATAAAACTCCCTGCGTACACTGCTGATGGTAAATCACATTCCCACATCGACAAACCTAGTGGCACCAAAGCCACAAGTCAACCGGTCAGACCAAAATGTCACATGATTCCACAGGtaatctattttttatttatttatttttttcatttttaagacAGCTCCAGTAAGAGGGTGTGGTGATTAGTTTCAGCAGTGTTGCAACTAGAAGGTAAGTGACTTTGTAAAGGAAGACTAacttagaagaagaagaaagggaaaaaaggtAGTTTTGCCCCATTAAAGGCGACTTGCCCAGTCAGCCAGACAACACCCCAGAAATGCTCCTGAACTTTGTCGCTGGCGTTGCAGACGTCAGCCGGTGGAATCCCGCGGTGGTCCAGCGCGTTTAAGCCACCGGAGCCGAGGTGTGAAGCCACTAAAGAAGTGCCTTCTAGTGCAGTGCCACTGACGTTCATGAGGGGCTGTTTATGATGAAATTACAGCTCCCATCCCTCTCTCCTACTCTcctatttataaaaaaaattatataatgTAGTTAAGTTTGAAGGTGAAGGCCAAATGTAGACTTGAGACCCCTTGAAAACAGCAGTTAACTAATTATTGTCTGACACCATGTTGGCCAAAATCTCCTTTTATCTGCAGTCTGTGGTCCAAAAATCGGTGTTCGGTGTCACTGATGCTCTCGTTGCTGAAATGAGTCCATCTTGTGTTGttagttttttgtgtttggaagaTTCCCAAGTACTCTGTGCTACAGCCATGATTATGTACGTATGAATATAAGCACTACTCTATTCATGTTCATTTAGGTATTTATGGTGGAAGACACCACCTAGAAAAGAGCACTATCATGATCGCCTTAAAACTGTCATCACCCGGAAGAAATTTGTATTCCCCCACCAAGTATTTGGTGTCCAGAGTTTTAGCTCACCAGGCAGCATCTTTTTCCCCCATCAACATCTTGCTTCTCCTCATGTGTTGAGCATACACAAGAGAAAGTGAGAGAAGAAAAGAGCGAGGGAGTCAAAGTAAGCAGGCAGAAATGAACGTGCGAtggggaaaaagaagaaaacaatttCGGGAGCTGAGAAGCTCGAAATGGGACATTGGCTTGAGGATTTTACATGGGAGTGCCTCACCGTTATGTGGGTTGAACATAGAAAATAATTGGGACCGCTGATGTGAAGCAAGCCATTCTGCAGAGGTGTAGCTTGGTCCTCGGGGGACCAGGGGACCCTAACGTCTCTGCGGTTCTTCAAAGGATGTTCTGGGTAACTGTGGCTTGCAGAGGAACAGGTTCTGCAGCATCAAGCAATCTGTATGTTTTATCCAACTCTGAGGTGGACTCCGAACAGACAAGGAGACTTAATTTGTGATCTTCACATCTCTTAACACAATAACTGCACATTTGCTAACCAGCACCATGGAGAGGCATATTGGATCTGGATatatttaaaccaaacaaactgTTGTGGAACGCTCATTGTTTATGCAAACGTGCAACTTTTTGTTTGCATCCATGCGGATATTTTTGGACCGCAGAACCCGAAGGCGTTCAGACGGCGGCGTCACTGGATCATGTGACGCAGAAGATCTCACCCAATGTTTTCCCTTGCTTAGATAACGCCGCCCTCTCAATGTAAGTAGAGCAGAATATCTCCACTACAGTTCCTCAAGTTGGACTGCTGGAGGCCATGCATATACAGCGTGTGTGGTCACTCATTTCAGATTCCTGACGTCATGGGGCAAACTGAACATTTAAACCTGAAAGCGGCAGCTCATCAGAAAGGAAGACGTGTGGGAGGATGTTCAGAGTGCTCATTGTTGGAACAAACTTAACACTATTCTGAACAAACATCATAAAACCAGCCAGATCGGGAAAATGGTTTGAAATGTTCAAAGCACCTGTTAagataaataagaaaataacCATTGCACCTGTGTTTGTGCTGGACTTTGGTTGGATAAGACCGTAAATATTGTGATGAATTATTGTTGTGATGTTAAAAACAATGCTGTGTTTCCCTGAACTAACTTCCAGCGTTTTGTTTCTCAGGGCAGGCTGTCAGAAAACACACTGTACCCATATTTAATGACATTTTACAGTATCTGGATTACCTGAAGCTTGATGAGCCTATCATcggtaaatagattttaatcATTGTTTcctatttaaaataaataaatatatatatgtgtgtgtgtgtgtcccccaGTTAATTTCTTTCTGCTTGCATTTCTTAGGTTTGAACTTTTTGGATGAAGTCCCTAATCCGGACCCACTATCCACTAGCCCCAGATACATGTGTCGGTTATGTAATCAGGGCGCATCCCTCGGGGATATGGTCTGCCACCTGATTGGACGTAAACACAGGCTGAAATATGTGGTAAAGCATAGTGAACCTTTTTTGGAAACGTCTTGTAAAACCTTTTTGTCTCCCTGcggtttatttctttttaatcaagATTTTATTAACCTTTTTGTAGGAAGACAAAAGGCCAGACTTGGTGACCTGGGATGGTATTACTATTAGAAACCAAGGAGGGAAGGTTATGAGAGCCAAAGCAGAGATAATAGAGAGACAGGATGGACGAGGAACTCTAAAGGTAGGACATGCAGGTACACACCATGAATACTATCAGATGAACCTCTTCTAAAATAATCAATCTGATGCTAAACCTATTGTGTGTTTTACTTCCTTGTATCTCAGCCAATGGTGAAGAGGGGAATTGAGGGCAAGTTAAACATCTCAAGAGGTACGTTCAGTTTTGTGTGCAATTTAGCTGCCAGGTGGACGGGTGTTCTGATCTGACCCATATAGGTAAACTCGATAAAGTATTCAGGGAGATGTgattatatgtaaatatatcgGCTAAGCTGTGTCCACATTAGTAAATGTCATGACCAAAAAGTCAAATTTTCTAAGCTGGTAGATACTGCAGGTGGGGTGTGACAAGCGTCACTGATCTCCTGAATCGATTCTGTGCTGATTCACAATATATCCACTCATTATAGGGATGTTTTAGTTACAGTATCAATTGATCATCTAAAACTTTTCACCCTTATTCTGTAGTTCCCCAAAGGCAAAATAGAGACCAAAGCATCCCACAGAGACCCCAACAAGATGTGCCACCACTCTTACCAGAATTCAAGAACTATCACAGAAGGAAGAATGCCCCAGGGTACCCGAAGAATCCTGCATTCTATCCAGATGGCATGGACATGGACATGGACATggacatgaacatgaacatgaacatgaacatgaacatgaacatgaacatgaacagaaacagagacAGACTCAGCCATGATCGTGACGACAAGGATCTGCGAAGAGCAGACTACAGGCAGGAGTACAGAGAAGACCATATGAACCCCGATTATCATACTCCGTATGGGGGCAAATATGGTGAAGAGCCACAAAGAAGAGGGGTACCGGAGCCACGGGATGGTCCCAGGTATGACTATGAGGAGCAGATGCCCCACGGCCAGGCTCATGACAAGCAGTATTACCCAGAGGAAGCACCACCTTTTAAAAGACCCTGCCCTGAAAGAGATCCTCTTGAGGAGTTCTACTCCGAGGAAGTTCGGCGAAGGCAAGTTCGCTCTAATGAGTATCAGTCCTCCCAGGGGGTTTACCCCAAGGATGAGAAACGGCGCTGGTCCCTGGAGAAGGAATCTGGTAGACATGACGGTATGAACAGAGTGCTTAGGCAGGAGTCAGATGAGCCAGAAGCCAAAAGGAGGAACATATCGACACCTCTCGACAGTGACCGAACACGGGACCATTTGTTCGATATAATCAAAGACTATCATCATGAAATAAGAGACCCATATCAAGAGGAGTCATTTGACCGCCCTGGGCCCAGTAGAGCAGGAGCCCCTGCCACCCAGAGACGCATCCAGGTTTCCAGCACCATTTCTAATATCCCAGAGCCATTCCGGCGGTTCCTGAAAGGGGGTGCAAATGATGAGGCACACGGTAAACGAAAAAGCCGCTTCTCCGATGCCACTCCAGAAGAACTGGAAATAACAAAGGGGATGTGAGTGTAGCCACTGTAAAAATGACCTTCTGGGAAGCTCTGAAGTGTCTGATGATTTAGTTTAAGCAGTGTTTTAAAATTGGGACTAAATGCTAACATATGGTTTCTGTTTAAGGTTCAGTGATGGATACGGACCTTCGTATCCACAGACTGGTGGAGATCATAGAGCAGTTGGTGCGCCACTGAGACCAGATTTCAACGAAACACAGTATTTGGACTTCTATGGAGAATCACAGGTAGCTAACTGTGAAATTAGGGGGCCAGTATTTTCTACTCTGAGCTAATCTGCGACATTTATTTGAGCACTGTAACTGTGATAGTGATGTCATACCTACTGCTTTTTAGAGTTCACATCTTACTGAAGGCTACCGTAGAGGAGGCTCTGAGTCAGAAGGTGTCTTTGATATGCTGGTAAGTTGGTGAAAAAGCTTTTGCATTATTAATAGCAGTCAGCGTGTCATATGCTTGTTATAAACCCATTCACTGAAGTAGATCTAGGTCTTAAaggtgttgtttgtttgtttgttttaaaaaaatatatatatatttttaaattaaaaatcaCGTTTTCCTACTAGAAAAACGTTGAAATCGAGAATGCAGAACAGGCCGACTTCCTGAAGAGCAAACTTTGCAGCCTTCTGAATGAATTCAAGTCTAAGAAGATGGAGAAAGCTGGGGTATGTGTGACACACCAGTACATGGCCCATCTTTCTACTGGATCACTGTAAAATACTGGTCTGATTTTACCACCCTTGACGAAACAGGAAAACAAATTAACCAAACCCATCCTTGTGTTGTTATAGCTCGATCAAGCAGGAAGTCGAGCAGGAATGTCCAAAAACTATAGTGACTTTAAGATGGATGCACAGGCACCTCACCCGCACCAGTATGATAGAGGCCCAAGAGAAGATTCTGACCgtagaggaccagaggacctcGATTACAACCATGGCCACAGAGGAGGCTGGAAGCAGCATGAGAATATATCCGAGGAGCGGAACCCAGAGTACCACTATCCTGCACCCGGAGAACCCAGACACTCAAGCAGAGGCCGTTATGAAGGTATTGTGCATCtttataaatctttttttatttttattttatttttttttttttgaaaacctgGCATTAACTGGTCCATTCAAGAAGAATTGGGACACCCATGAAAGATCACACGGGTGCAGTTTGCTGGCTTTGAAGTGACCACACCGACATACAGATCAAAATAAAGACCAAGTATTTCAACGCCTGATAGTGGCTCCACTAATGATCAGTTTCCGCATTAGTTGTGGTGAAATTGTCCCGTTTGTTTCAGCCAGAAAAGCTTTTAATTCCTCCTCATCAGAGCGCTAATAAGCCAGAACTTTTGTCTTCTGAGACAGTGATTTTCTCTTTTGCAAAATGACCTTTTAGCTTTCATCTGTTATGCTTTCTTGCAGCAAGATCCTCTTTGTTGGATGTCTTTAATTTTCCATCCTACATTCCTTTGTGCACAACAGAGTTCAGACCTCATCAAGAAATACAACTTTTGAATTTAAGAAAAACGCCCCCAAAATTGTAATGTGTGCTCACATTCACTCATTTTCTTTTGCATCTTTAATCCCGGCTGTCTTACCAGTGTTATGGTGTTTGGAACATCCCTCTTCCACTGACATCCAGTGGATAGTGCACTGTATCCATTTGATCTCTTTAGTCATCCTTGCTGCTTTTTCTTCCCCGTCTTTCTTGATTTTAGTCATAATTAACAATCTGAGTTACTGCAGGTTGGGTCAGCAAGAAATATCTGGAAAAGCAAAGGAGGCGTAGCAGATGTTAAACATCTTGATGGGAAGAGATCCTTAAACTAACCTCCTTTGCAGAGCGGAGCAACAGCTTCTTCAGCTGGTTTGACAGCTGCTGCACAACCACTAGATGGACACCTCCAAGCTCGTGTATCCATGCCATGTTATGAATTCTATCAGATATCCAGTtctttaagaaagaggaaaaaagacagGCAGAAATCATAAACAAGAAGACTCTTACGGAAGGACACGAGTGACGGCAGAACTGTTGGTACTGTGTTGGTCTGTGGAAAGAATCCTTTGTGACCATATTTCCAGCATGTTGTCAGATGGACTGGATCCACTCAGCTGTATTTAATTTGGGGAGACATATGGACACAAGGATTTTATTCGTGGATTTCTTGGCTTTTGATACTGTACGTGCAAACCTGTCACTACATCGCGTGGTTGACCTCCGAGTCAGCCCAACACAGGTTTTTAGGGATGTTGAGTTTTGTGAAGGACAGAACAGATGCTTGTTTTAAACCACGGCTGCTTTAAGGTCATGTTTTATCCCCTACTCTCTTCTTTGTTTGAACTGACTTCTCTTGCGGCTGTTTAGGAATAAAGATTTTCAAGTGCACGCGTGAACTGGTTCCTAACCGGTACTCTGTGGATATCATCAGAAAAAAATATCCTGGTCCTGAGCTCAGTGTCTTCTAGACCGAGGAACTGTATCGTGGGAGTAGGGAGAAGCCAGATGCTGTTGGTAGACGGTCATTTAAATACCACGGGATGGAGAGGAACACTGCCTCGTCCCTTTTTTCCAGCACACCA
Encoded proteins:
- the LOC142367414 gene encoding uncharacterized protein LOC142367414 isoform X1 translates to MDNLETPYEEEANFIECMACEKSLRGDTLYKIHLTTPGHLKKEEVLVAQGQAVRKHTVPIFNDILQYLDYLKLDEPIIGLNFLDEVPNPDPLSTSPRYMCRLCNQGASLGDMVCHLIGRKHRLKYVEDKRPDLVTWDGITIRNQGGKVMRAKAEIIERQDGRGTLKPMVKRGIEGKLNISRVPQRQNRDQSIPQRPQQDVPPLLPEFKNYHRRKNAPGYPKNPAFYPDGMDMDMDMDMNMNMNMNMNMNMNMNRNRDRLSHDRDDKDLRRADYRQEYREDHMNPDYHTPYGGKYGEEPQRRGVPEPRDGPRYDYEEQMPHGQAHDKQYYPEEAPPFKRPCPERDPLEEFYSEEVRRRQVRSNEYQSSQGVYPKDEKRRWSLEKESGRHDGMNRVLRQESDEPEAKRRNISTPLDSDRTRDHLFDIIKDYHHEIRDPYQEESFDRPGPSRAGAPATQRRIQVSSTISNIPEPFRRFLKGGANDEAHGKRKSRFSDATPEELEITKGMFSDGYGPSYPQTGGDHRAVGAPLRPDFNETQYLDFYGESQSSHLTEGYRRGGSESEGVFDMLKNVEIENAEQADFLKSKLCSLLNEFKSKKMEKAGLDQAGSRAGMSKNYSDFKMDAQAPHPHQYDRGPREDSDRRGPEDLDYNHGHRGGWKQHENISEERNPEYHYPAPGEPRHSSRGRYEDEAPRYPKRFEEPMHPRDYQPAAEEFFDSHSSAPPPHMEQMNRMQRDPRYSNNLDKITSALLELVARK
- the LOC142367414 gene encoding uncharacterized protein LOC142367414 isoform X2, which translates into the protein MCRLCNQGASLGDMVCHLIGRKHRLKYVEDKRPDLVTWDGITIRNQGGKVMRAKAEIIERQDGRGTLKPMVKRGIEGKLNISRVPQRQNRDQSIPQRPQQDVPPLLPEFKNYHRRKNAPGYPKNPAFYPDGMDMDMDMDMNMNMNMNMNMNMNMNRNRDRLSHDRDDKDLRRADYRQEYREDHMNPDYHTPYGGKYGEEPQRRGVPEPRDGPRYDYEEQMPHGQAHDKQYYPEEAPPFKRPCPERDPLEEFYSEEVRRRQVRSNEYQSSQGVYPKDEKRRWSLEKESGRHDGMNRVLRQESDEPEAKRRNISTPLDSDRTRDHLFDIIKDYHHEIRDPYQEESFDRPGPSRAGAPATQRRIQVSSTISNIPEPFRRFLKGGANDEAHGKRKSRFSDATPEELEITKGMFSDGYGPSYPQTGGDHRAVGAPLRPDFNETQYLDFYGESQSSHLTEGYRRGGSESEGVFDMLKNVEIENAEQADFLKSKLCSLLNEFKSKKMEKAGLDQAGSRAGMSKNYSDFKMDAQAPHPHQYDRGPREDSDRRGPEDLDYNHGHRGGWKQHENISEERNPEYHYPAPGEPRHSSRGRYEDEAPRYPKRFEEPMHPRDYQPAAEEFFDSHSSAPPPHMEQMNRMQRDPRYSNNLDKITSALLELVARK